One genomic region from Pyrobaculum islandicum DSM 4184 encodes:
- a CDS encoding M1 family metallopeptidase, with product MKYLIGRDFAFPEYMPRFPPFYEFDILKMYLNITINIEQRAVEGLVKYRVKAKKDSAKVLLDAVEIDLLDVSHEFYYDGEKIEIRPQWKAGEVVEVAVKYRARPRAGMYFVTPHGQRRSVYVWTQGESEYNRYWVPLPDSPNIKFPWTVAVTVPKPLVAGSNGLLVEIKEGEDSRTYVWEMRHPMSPYLLAIAAGDFEIYSEKCGEVLLEYYIPRYIGGEWRYSFYNTCDIMRFFSEYLGVPYPYERYAQVVVPEFIYGGMENTTFTILTDWTIHDKHAHCPYGEFPCPGQEDFSSDPLVAHEMAHMWFGDLVTAKDWGHIAINESFATFIEALWTERSKGREEYLYEIYTNFKTYLGEYSRRYSRPIVTNVYKIPDEVFDRHAYEKGSVVLHMLRSLLGDDVFRRGLKVFLERNRYRAVDIEDLRKALEEAAGRDLEWFWRQFFYSAGHPVLKISWNYSDGVIKLQIKQTQGEDSYPVYTLPLEIKIVYEDGKRETREIMLDEKEATLHISGGKPRYICIDPAFKVMKALDLQYPLESAIAMLDDEDFYCRIQAVEVLKKNGSVKAVDALARALQDKFWGVATEAAKALGEIGTAYAVTKLIESYHIVSHPRVRRAIVEALGSSRRKEAAEFLDKILHNQNESYYVRAEAARALGKIKWEFAEHSLKRALEYTSHLDVIKRGALEGLAELGTDDALKIVLRHTELDMPTYVRVTAVQSLAKFGPRREVLETIRAALRDENFRVRYAAVTAALELLDQRLIPDLQERMERDVDGRIRRVAREVIEKIKRAMERGAEYQKLREEVEKLRDEYRKLLDRIGKH from the coding sequence ATGAAGTATCTTATTGGTAGAGATTTTGCATTTCCAGAGTATATGCCAAGATTTCCGCCATTTTACGAGTTTGATATTCTTAAAATGTACCTCAATATTACAATAAATATTGAACAAAGAGCTGTAGAGGGCTTAGTTAAATATAGAGTAAAGGCGAAAAAAGATTCTGCAAAGGTTTTACTAGATGCTGTTGAAATCGATTTACTAGACGTAAGCCACGAATTTTATTACGACGGAGAAAAGATAGAGATCAGGCCGCAGTGGAAAGCCGGCGAGGTTGTTGAAGTAGCGGTAAAATACAGAGCTAGGCCTCGGGCTGGGATGTACTTCGTCACCCCCCATGGCCAAAGGAGAAGCGTCTACGTGTGGACCCAGGGGGAGAGCGAGTACAACCGCTACTGGGTTCCGCTACCGGATTCCCCCAACATAAAGTTCCCGTGGACTGTGGCGGTGACGGTGCCTAAGCCCCTCGTCGCGGGAAGCAATGGGCTGTTGGTGGAGATCAAGGAGGGGGAGGACAGCCGGACCTACGTCTGGGAGATGAGACACCCCATGTCTCCATATCTCTTGGCCATAGCCGCCGGCGACTTCGAGATATATAGCGAGAAGTGCGGCGAGGTTTTGCTGGAGTACTACATCCCGAGGTACATAGGCGGCGAGTGGCGCTATAGCTTCTACAACACTTGTGACATAATGCGGTTCTTTTCGGAATATCTCGGCGTTCCCTACCCCTACGAGCGATATGCCCAGGTAGTGGTGCCAGAGTTCATATACGGAGGGATGGAAAACACGACATTTACCATACTTACGGACTGGACTATACACGACAAACACGCCCACTGTCCCTACGGCGAGTTCCCCTGCCCCGGCCAGGAGGACTTCTCCTCCGATCCGCTGGTTGCCCACGAGATGGCTCACATGTGGTTTGGCGATTTAGTCACGGCAAAAGACTGGGGGCACATAGCGATAAACGAGTCCTTCGCGACCTTCATAGAGGCGTTGTGGACCGAGAGGTCCAAGGGCCGGGAGGAGTACCTCTACGAGATTTATACAAACTTCAAGACGTATCTGGGCGAGTACTCCCGCCGCTATTCGAGGCCTATTGTTACCAACGTCTATAAGATCCCTGACGAGGTCTTCGATAGACATGCCTACGAGAAGGGGTCTGTCGTCCTCCACATGCTGAGGAGTCTCCTCGGCGACGACGTCTTTAGGAGGGGGCTGAAGGTATTTCTGGAACGGAATAGGTATAGGGCTGTGGATATAGAGGATCTCCGGAAGGCTCTAGAGGAGGCGGCGGGGAGAGATCTGGAGTGGTTCTGGAGGCAGTTTTTCTACTCGGCTGGTCACCCCGTGTTAAAAATCTCGTGGAACTATTCAGACGGCGTTATAAAACTACAAATTAAACAAACGCAAGGCGAGGACAGCTACCCGGTTTACACTCTCCCCCTCGAGATTAAGATAGTGTATGAAGACGGAAAGAGAGAAACTAGAGAAATTATGCTGGATGAAAAAGAGGCAACTTTACACATATCTGGAGGCAAGCCAAGGTATATATGTATAGACCCCGCTTTTAAAGTAATGAAAGCGCTAGATCTTCAGTATCCTCTGGAGTCTGCAATTGCTATGCTTGACGACGAAGATTTCTACTGCCGTATCCAGGCTGTAGAGGTACTTAAGAAAAATGGGAGTGTAAAAGCTGTTGATGCCTTAGCCAGGGCGTTACAAGATAAATTCTGGGGCGTGGCTACAGAAGCCGCCAAGGCCCTTGGGGAAATTGGAACAGCTTATGCAGTTACTAAACTAATAGAGAGTTATCACATAGTTTCTCATCCAAGAGTTAGACGAGCTATAGTCGAAGCCCTAGGCTCCTCAAGACGGAAAGAAGCAGCAGAATTTCTAGACAAAATACTGCATAACCAAAACGAAAGTTATTATGTGAGAGCAGAGGCGGCGAGAGCACTCGGCAAGATTAAGTGGGAGTTTGCCGAGCATAGTTTAAAAAGAGCCTTGGAATATACAAGCCACCTAGACGTGATTAAGAGGGGAGCTTTGGAAGGGCTTGCAGAGCTAGGGACAGACGATGCTTTAAAAATAGTATTGCGTCATACTGAACTAGACATGCCCACTTATGTTAGAGTAACTGCTGTACAATCTCTAGCTAAGTTTGGCCCACGTAGAGAAGTCCTAGAAACCATCAGAGCCGCTCTCCGCGATGAAAACTTTAGAGTTAGATATGCAGCAGTAACGGCAGCACTTGAGTTATTAGATCAGCGTCTCATACCGGATTTACAGGAGCGCATGGAAAGAGATGTAGACGGTAGAATTAGACGTGTGGCTAGGGAGGTTATTGAGAAAATCAAGAGGGCTATGGAGAGGGGGGCTGAGTACCAGAAGTTGAGAGAAGAGGTAGAAAAACTACGTGACGAATATAGAAAACTACTTGACCGAATAGGCAAACATTGA
- a CDS encoding helix-turn-helix transcriptional regulator — protein sequence MDLREEILRILRERGEVTTSELVNLLKQPRHKVLRVLNKLYFEGIIEPVKKNRKYYWRTATGYVAIMPIHFTVEPILYIEGVIEPIYRRVQDRVDAFIFTHVKNKEYWLCDCGVGYHILTDQPVDGCDCKMRHAFGDRRLAMLYLPKELRFRYWKSYRYAEEDIEYILLVPEEKDSPELIEKYESYLAQNI from the coding sequence ATGGATTTAAGAGAAGAGATATTGCGTATATTACGCGAGAGAGGTGAGGTGACTACATCAGAGCTTGTAAATTTACTTAAACAGCCGCGACATAAAGTATTGAGAGTACTTAACAAACTCTACTTTGAGGGCATAATTGAGCCGGTGAAAAAGAATAGAAAATACTACTGGAGGACAGCCACGGGATATGTCGCAATCATGCCGATACACTTCACTGTAGAGCCTATACTCTATATAGAGGGGGTAATAGAGCCAATATATAGAAGAGTACAAGATAGAGTAGACGCCTTTATCTTTACCCATGTAAAAAATAAAGAATATTGGCTCTGTGATTGCGGCGTGGGGTACCATATTCTTACAGATCAACCAGTGGACGGTTGCGATTGTAAAATGAGACACGCCTTCGGCGATAGGAGATTAGCTATGTTGTACCTACCTAAGGAACTGAGGTTTAGATATTGGAAAAGCTATAGATATGCAGAGGAGGACATTGAGTATATACTATTAGTACCTGAGGAAAAAGATTCGCCAGAGTTGATAGAGAAATACGAATCATACTTAGCACAGAATATCTAA
- the ileS gene encoding isoleucine--tRNA ligase: MTNGDFKLLPSYNPHKVETAVLEFWDKNRIFEKWKTWRGGPIFAFLEGPPTTNGMPHVGHIRGRTYKDVVLRFYRLLGYDVWPQGGWDMQGMPVEWEVEKRLKLKSKKEVELYGLEQFAKECNKLVDEYLAYWREWGTRRLGLWLDIDNAYETRRPAYIEYVWRVIKRAYERGLLVEDYRVLWFCPRCETSLSDHEVALGYEERKDPSIYVKFKVEGRENEYLIIWTTTPWTLVDNEAVAVHPEYAYVKVEVENGERWWVAEQLAPRLMELFGVKRWHIVEVRKGSELFGLRYMHPLAEEVPERAGRTYTVVTADFVTLDQGTGLVHIAPGHGPEDFEVARKYGLRVTNSVEINGIYNEMGGKYAGKYVHDVDKEIIEDLRKKGLLVKAEEIKHEYPHCWRCGTKLILRADRQWFIAISKIREHMYKELRGVNIVPQKLRDRFDIFVQNARDWNISRSRVWGTPLPIWRCKKDGRILVVGSLEELKKLAKELPPVDDFWLVHRPWIDRVVLKTEDCDEWVREPYVIDVWLDSGVAWIAAVDGERNRELWSKLFPYDFVTEGIDQTRGWFYSLLASAMVYIGRAPYKTVLIQGLILDKYGQKMSKSRGNVIWAKDLFEKYGADPVRLYILLKAAPWEDLAFDPDEVKMAISNLNILWNIVKFADMYMSLDGFSAEKYPLEEWIDKALDEDRWLLSELNKLIEDFTQYIRNFEFHKAANLWRDFIVETLSHRYIRLLRRRVWTEEPSADKYAAYAVLHHVLKNVLILGSILVPFITEYLWQTYVKKFERETAESVHLANYPTAGPIDKELMEIFHELFTVFSALAEARNKAGIKLRWPIREVYINGGRYVDRYKELLKYLSNVKEVKVGTCPSEYIKATEGTIEVCIPAKLEPELYYEALAREIVRRIQVMRKEAGLEINDVIQIVIDTELEDVKKAVEIFQDYIKRETRAMELKIAKTTSGKEWDILGERVTIEIRKI, encoded by the coding sequence ATGACCAATGGGGATTTTAAACTCCTGCCCAGTTATAATCCTCATAAAGTAGAGACAGCAGTACTAGAGTTTTGGGATAAGAACAGAATATTTGAGAAATGGAAGACTTGGCGCGGCGGCCCTATATTCGCCTTTCTAGAGGGGCCTCCTACCACAAACGGCATGCCACATGTAGGACATATCAGAGGCCGTACGTATAAAGACGTAGTATTGAGGTTTTATAGACTTTTGGGCTACGACGTATGGCCACAAGGCGGCTGGGATATGCAAGGCATGCCCGTCGAGTGGGAGGTAGAGAAGAGACTTAAGCTAAAGAGTAAGAAAGAGGTGGAACTGTACGGGCTTGAACAGTTTGCAAAAGAGTGCAATAAGCTAGTAGACGAATACCTCGCCTACTGGAGAGAGTGGGGAACCAGGAGACTAGGACTTTGGCTAGACATAGATAACGCATATGAGACTAGGAGACCTGCATATATAGAATACGTTTGGCGGGTTATTAAGAGGGCGTATGAACGCGGCCTGCTCGTAGAGGACTACAGAGTGTTGTGGTTCTGCCCCAGGTGCGAGACTTCGCTTAGCGACCACGAAGTGGCGCTTGGCTACGAGGAGAGGAAAGACCCCTCGATATACGTCAAATTCAAAGTAGAGGGGCGTGAAAATGAGTATTTAATCATTTGGACCACAACGCCTTGGACTCTAGTTGATAATGAGGCCGTGGCGGTCCACCCGGAGTATGCCTACGTCAAGGTTGAGGTGGAAAATGGGGAAAGGTGGTGGGTCGCAGAACAGCTAGCGCCTAGGCTGATGGAACTGTTCGGGGTAAAGAGGTGGCATATCGTAGAGGTGAGGAAGGGCTCCGAGCTCTTCGGCCTCCGCTACATGCACCCACTTGCTGAAGAGGTGCCGGAGAGGGCGGGGAGAACCTACACAGTGGTCACCGCAGATTTCGTGACGCTAGATCAAGGCACAGGCCTTGTACACATAGCGCCCGGCCACGGCCCCGAGGACTTTGAAGTTGCTAGAAAGTACGGTCTCAGGGTTACAAACAGCGTGGAGATCAACGGCATATACAACGAAATGGGTGGCAAATACGCTGGGAAGTATGTACACGACGTAGATAAAGAAATCATCGAAGACCTCCGAAAGAAGGGCCTCCTAGTCAAGGCGGAGGAGATAAAGCATGAGTACCCCCACTGCTGGAGGTGCGGCACCAAGCTCATACTTAGGGCAGATAGACAGTGGTTCATTGCGATATCTAAGATCAGAGAGCATATGTACAAGGAGCTGAGAGGAGTAAACATAGTACCTCAGAAGCTCAGGGACAGATTCGATATCTTTGTCCAAAACGCTCGCGACTGGAACATTTCAAGGAGTAGAGTGTGGGGTACCCCCCTGCCGATATGGCGCTGTAAAAAAGATGGGAGGATCCTCGTCGTAGGGTCCCTGGAGGAGTTGAAGAAGCTGGCTAAGGAGCTCCCGCCGGTAGACGACTTCTGGCTTGTGCACAGGCCCTGGATAGACAGAGTAGTGCTGAAGACTGAGGACTGCGACGAGTGGGTTAGAGAGCCCTACGTGATTGACGTGTGGCTAGACAGCGGCGTTGCCTGGATCGCGGCTGTAGACGGAGAGAGGAACAGAGAACTCTGGTCTAAACTGTTCCCATACGACTTTGTGACCGAGGGCATAGACCAGACCAGGGGGTGGTTCTACTCGCTACTGGCGTCTGCGATGGTATACATCGGGAGAGCGCCGTATAAAACTGTGTTAATACAAGGCCTCATCCTAGATAAATACGGCCAGAAGATGTCTAAGAGCAGAGGCAACGTCATCTGGGCCAAGGACCTCTTTGAGAAGTACGGCGCAGACCCAGTCCGTCTGTACATCCTATTGAAGGCGGCGCCTTGGGAAGACCTCGCCTTTGACCCCGACGAGGTAAAGATGGCTATAAGCAATTTAAACATACTATGGAACATCGTAAAATTTGCCGACATGTATATGTCACTTGATGGATTCTCTGCAGAGAAGTATCCGCTTGAGGAGTGGATAGACAAAGCTCTTGACGAAGATAGATGGCTATTGTCTGAACTCAACAAGTTGATAGAAGACTTTACGCAATATATCAGAAACTTTGAGTTTCACAAAGCGGCAAACCTCTGGAGGGACTTTATAGTTGAGACTTTAAGCCACCGCTATATAAGACTTCTACGTAGACGTGTTTGGACCGAAGAACCTAGCGCCGATAAATATGCCGCATATGCTGTCTTACACCATGTGTTAAAAAACGTGCTAATATTAGGCTCTATACTTGTACCATTTATCACCGAATATCTATGGCAGACATATGTTAAAAAATTCGAGAGAGAGACCGCAGAGTCTGTACATTTGGCGAATTATCCAACCGCAGGCCCCATAGATAAAGAGCTTATGGAAATCTTCCATGAGTTATTCACTGTCTTCTCTGCTTTAGCTGAGGCCAGAAATAAGGCTGGCATAAAACTCCGCTGGCCTATAAGAGAGGTTTACATAAACGGAGGGAGATATGTAGATAGATATAAGGAACTTCTAAAGTATCTAAGCAATGTAAAAGAGGTCAAAGTCGGCACATGTCCTAGCGAATATATAAAAGCTACAGAGGGCACAATCGAGGTTTGTATACCTGCTAAGCTAGAGCCTGAGCTTTACTATGAAGCGTTGGCAAGAGAAATCGTCCGTAGGATACAGGTCATGCGTAAAGAAGCTGGACTAGAGATAAACGACGTCATACAAATAGTAATAGACACAGAGTTGGAAGATGTTAAAAAAGCAGTAGAGATCTTCCAAGACTACATAAAACGAGAAACTCGCGCCATGGAGTTAAAAATTGCAAAAACGACAAGCGGCAAAGAGTGGGACATATTAGGCGAAAGAGTGACTATAGAAATTAGAAAAATATGA
- the upp gene encoding uracil phosphoribosyltransferase: MPVKIIDHVYAQYLLTQLRNRNTKGIDFRKGLVRLGRIVGYELVRYFPTREVEVETPLGKAVGIEILGLDKVIIVQILRAAMPFVEGLLKAFPQARLGVIAARRKEEGGVVDVEVFYSKIPTVEREDIVIVADPMLATGITMTRAIEEVYRVGQPGRLIVVSVIATPVGIERVLSKYPETEIFVVAIDPTLNDKAFIVPGLGDAGDRAFST; this comes from the coding sequence ATGCCTGTAAAAATCATCGATCATGTTTACGCCCAGTATCTCCTTACTCAATTAAGAAACAGAAATACAAAAGGTATTGACTTTAGAAAGGGACTTGTAAGACTAGGACGTATCGTAGGGTATGAGCTTGTAAGGTATTTCCCGACTAGAGAGGTAGAGGTAGAGACTCCTTTAGGCAAGGCTGTGGGTATTGAAATACTGGGTCTTGACAAAGTTATAATTGTACAAATTCTCCGCGCTGCCATGCCCTTTGTCGAAGGTCTATTAAAGGCTTTTCCACAAGCACGTCTAGGCGTGATAGCTGCAAGAAGGAAGGAGGAGGGGGGTGTAGTAGACGTGGAGGTTTTCTACTCAAAAATTCCAACCGTCGAAAGGGAAGACATAGTCATAGTAGCAGACCCTATGTTAGCCACAGGCATTACGATGACTAGAGCAATAGAGGAGGTTTATAGAGTGGGACAACCTGGAAGACTCATTGTAGTCTCTGTAATTGCCACGCCTGTGGGTATTGAGCGTGTTTTATCTAAATATCCGGAGACAGAGATCTTTGTAGTAGCTATAGATCCCACACTTAACGATAAAGCTTTTATAGTGCCCGGTCTGGGCGACGCCGGCGATCGTGCCTTCTCAACTTAG
- a CDS encoding DEAD/DEAH box helicase, giving the protein MPRFSVVINGVEISREWNWEQILKVKEELKKLGFRWNGSSWQGRTKDLGILTRVKHLLELSHEEYMSILSTISHNASGGAILIIGSLPDELKNSVITSEGDVHLVSLTGFLRRFIAESKEISRVSSFEELVEIGGERLRETLRGVQVLGDLESAIRNAKEFVLSSNKLRELFLKRRSWRTASVGPNYAKVNFLASGLLKRLGEIKLKYNIVNKDGDLEERDLKLVNILKNENYYIIRFPIFIRDRIIKILEEFGYVIESLNMRYPSVEYKKSFSLYPFQSEAVESWVRYGMRGTVVIPTGGGKTFVGLEAIRRTGVSALVLVVTKELALQWVERIRKYLGVSPGMLGGGVKDLRDVTVAIYNSAVKYIDEITGRYGLVVFDEAHHVPAETFKEVALNLDSPYRLALSATPEREDKNEHLIFEAVGPIVYRVSYRSMIEAGLVVPVEHYRVYVRMTKEEEETYRSLPADNAILLRNAAAKSSRKIEVALRIVSREVALGSKVLVFTQFIDQAEEVYRRLREMKIAAELITSEEGNREIALRRFSSGISNVVVTTTVLDEGVDVPDAEVAVIVSSTGSKRQMIQRVGRVVRAAAGKKAARVYEIITRGTIEEALSEARHFNDVVEEVICKRVLEQDLDTLLNRTTSLTKWLRGGIH; this is encoded by the coding sequence GTGCCTCGCTTTAGCGTTGTCATAAACGGCGTTGAGATATCTAGAGAGTGGAATTGGGAGCAGATTTTAAAAGTCAAGGAGGAGCTAAAGAAGTTAGGGTTTCGATGGAACGGCTCGAGTTGGCAAGGGAGGACAAAAGACCTAGGCATATTGACGAGAGTTAAACACCTCCTGGAATTAAGCCACGAAGAATACATGTCTATTCTCTCAACTATAAGCCACAATGCTTCAGGCGGTGCAATTTTGATAATCGGATCACTACCCGATGAGTTAAAAAACAGCGTAATTACCAGTGAAGGTGATGTCCATCTTGTATCTTTAACAGGATTTCTCAGGAGGTTTATCGCCGAGAGTAAAGAGATAAGTCGCGTATCTAGTTTCGAAGAGTTAGTAGAGATAGGCGGAGAGAGGTTAAGAGAGACTCTCCGAGGAGTCCAGGTATTAGGCGACTTAGAGAGTGCCATAAGAAATGCAAAGGAATTTGTACTGTCGTCAAACAAACTGAGAGAACTCTTTTTAAAGAGGAGAAGTTGGAGAACGGCCTCTGTAGGACCAAATTACGCTAAAGTTAACTTTTTAGCGTCTGGCTTATTAAAGCGGCTTGGAGAAATTAAGCTTAAGTACAATATAGTCAATAAAGACGGCGATCTTGAAGAGCGCGATTTAAAACTTGTAAATATTTTGAAAAATGAGAACTACTATATAATTAGATTTCCTATATTTATAAGAGATAGAATTATAAAAATATTAGAGGAATTTGGTTATGTAATAGAGAGTTTAAATATGAGATATCCCAGTGTTGAATACAAAAAGTCGTTTTCCCTATACCCATTCCAATCGGAAGCTGTAGAAAGTTGGGTTAGGTACGGCATGAGAGGCACTGTCGTTATACCGACAGGCGGCGGAAAAACTTTTGTCGGCCTTGAGGCTATACGTAGAACTGGAGTTTCCGCCTTAGTTTTAGTAGTAACTAAAGAGTTGGCACTACAATGGGTTGAACGAATTAGGAAGTATTTAGGCGTCTCTCCCGGCATGCTTGGCGGCGGCGTAAAAGATTTAAGAGATGTGACAGTTGCGATCTATAACTCCGCTGTTAAATACATTGATGAAATCACAGGAAGATACGGCCTTGTGGTCTTTGATGAAGCTCACCACGTCCCCGCAGAGACATTTAAAGAAGTTGCGCTAAACTTAGACTCGCCCTACAGATTAGCACTTTCAGCAACGCCAGAGAGAGAGGACAAAAACGAGCACCTAATTTTTGAAGCCGTGGGGCCGATTGTATACAGGGTCTCCTATCGCTCAATGATAGAGGCTGGTCTAGTCGTCCCTGTGGAACACTACAGAGTTTATGTTAGGATGACAAAAGAAGAAGAAGAGACCTATCGTTCTCTGCCGGCTGACAATGCAATACTATTAAGAAACGCCGCGGCGAAAAGCAGTAGAAAAATAGAGGTAGCATTGCGTATAGTCTCTAGAGAGGTTGCGCTTGGTTCAAAAGTGTTAGTTTTTACACAATTTATAGACCAAGCAGAGGAGGTATACAGAAGGTTACGAGAAATGAAGATAGCCGCAGAGCTCATCACCTCAGAAGAGGGAAATCGCGAGATTGCGCTAAGGCGGTTTAGCTCTGGAATTAGTAACGTAGTTGTAACTACGACAGTTTTAGACGAGGGGGTAGATGTGCCAGACGCCGAAGTGGCTGTCATAGTGAGCAGCACGGGATCTAAGAGACAGATGATACAACGAGTTGGCCGTGTGGTCAGAGCGGCTGCCGGCAAAAAAGCCGCTAGAGTATACGAGATAATTACTAGAGGAACTATAGAGGAGGCGTTGTCAGAAGCGCGCCACTTTAACGATGTAGTAGAGGAAGTTATCTGCAAAAGAGTCTTAGAACAAGACCTAGACACACTTCTTAATAGAACTACGTCGTTAACTAAGTGGCTGAGAGGGGGAATCCATTAG
- a CDS encoding bifunctional phosphoglucose/phosphomannose isomerase, giving the protein MLEDYLSWERYIIKNVNIPLSYRIEGVEISIEPTPRLYISGMGGSGVVGDLIRDLSIVWNWDFEVIPVKDYFLRARDGLLIAVSYSGNTVETLYTVEYAKKKRIPAIAITTGGRLAQAGIPTVIVPKASAPRAALPQLFTAALHVIRHIYGINIEIPDFLEPINEGLVQSLIVEFQKRPTIVAPESMRGVAYRVKNEFNENSKIEPSVEILPEAHHNWIEGAERPVVALTSPHIPPEHRERVKATLEILGGVQYTVEMHPRGILSFLREVGIASVKLAETKGVNPLATPRIDALKRRLQR; this is encoded by the coding sequence ATGTTGGAAGACTACCTAAGCTGGGAACGCTATATAATAAAGAATGTCAACATACCGCTTAGTTACCGTATAGAAGGAGTGGAAATATCGATAGAGCCGACGCCTAGGCTTTATATTAGCGGTATGGGCGGCTCTGGCGTAGTGGGGGATCTTATTAGAGATCTTTCCATAGTGTGGAATTGGGATTTTGAAGTGATACCTGTAAAAGACTACTTTTTAAGGGCTAGAGACGGTTTGTTAATTGCTGTGTCTTACTCTGGGAACACCGTAGAAACTCTATATACTGTAGAATATGCAAAAAAGAAGAGAATTCCGGCTATAGCCATAACCACGGGCGGCAGACTTGCGCAAGCCGGTATTCCAACAGTAATAGTGCCAAAGGCCTCTGCGCCACGCGCCGCGCTTCCACAGCTATTTACAGCGGCTCTCCACGTAATACGTCACATCTATGGTATAAATATTGAAATTCCTGACTTCTTAGAGCCAATAAACGAGGGCCTTGTCCAAAGCTTGATTGTAGAGTTTCAAAAAAGACCGACTATTGTAGCGCCTGAGAGCATGAGGGGCGTGGCGTACCGCGTAAAAAACGAATTTAATGAAAATAGCAAGATAGAGCCCTCTGTAGAGATCCTCCCAGAGGCTCACCATAATTGGATTGAGGGAGCTGAACGGCCCGTGGTGGCATTGACAAGTCCCCATATACCGCCAGAACACCGTGAGCGGGTAAAAGCGACGTTAGAAATCCTCGGCGGGGTACAATACACAGTGGAGATGCACCCAAGAGGTATACTCTCTTTCCTTAGGGAAGTTGGTATAGCGTCAGTTAAACTTGCGGAAACCAAAGGGGTGAATCCCCTGGCAACTCCGCGGATCGACGCCTTAAAGAGGAGACTCCAGCGATGA
- a CDS encoding A24 family peptidase, translating into MIGEVALGILLTIAAIQDLKTREIDPRIFIASAAPAAMLIYLNWGSPLYLFSLAIGAALALSMRLLGAGYADSIALALISAAPPVLFLPTPFVVVIAGSLLLPLTMLWLYLKNRKRPCQMSALEKITHVCVSRQEFLKNPLKYIVGEVKDMEKYNPTAIKTEKEWIKARYGLPYLAYLAVGYWAYITIRTLS; encoded by the coding sequence ATGATAGGCGAGGTAGCTCTCGGCATTTTGCTGACGATTGCGGCAATACAAGACCTCAAGACCAGGGAGATAGATCCGCGGATCTTCATAGCGTCAGCGGCTCCTGCCGCCATGTTGATATACCTAAACTGGGGGAGCCCGCTCTACCTCTTCTCGCTTGCTATAGGCGCCGCATTGGCTCTGTCTATGAGACTGTTGGGGGCCGGATACGCCGACTCTATAGCGCTAGCGCTTATTAGCGCCGCGCCACCTGTACTCTTTTTGCCAACTCCGTTTGTGGTAGTTATAGCCGGATCCCTCTTGCTACCTCTAACTATGTTATGGCTGTACTTAAAAAACCGTAAGAGACCGTGTCAAATGTCGGCCTTGGAAAAAATAACTCATGTCTGTGTGTCACGTCAAGAGTTTTTAAAAAATCCGCTTAAATATATAGTGGGAGAGGTAAAAGATATGGAGAAATACAATCCTACGGCTATTAAAACCGAAAAGGAGTGGATTAAGGCGAGATACGGCCTGCCCTACCTAGCGTATTTGGCCGTGGGATACTGGGCATATATCACAATACGGACACTAAGTTGA